AAACATTGTGGATGATTGGGTAATCAGATGCCACATTGCCAACATACCCTCCCTGGAAAATCACTACAAGGAGGGAAGgtaagaaagaagaagagatacaactgttgtttttctcttaaaaAGTACAACAAAGTTTTTCTATAATACACAATCATCTAACCGGTGGTATTAAAGCACACATTAAACACGGGCACAAGACGGCATTTCTTGTCACAGTACCTCGGCGCTGCTGTAGATGTTGATCGCTTGTCTCTCCAAATTGCTTTTGTGAGTCCCAGTTAACCCTGTCCTGCATTCTCATTCAAATATTTCCAGGAACTGGTAACAATTAGAGCTGCTCCGAGGTTTCCCTTAGAAAGGGGATGAAGAAAATGCAATGGGAGGCAGTGTGTCTTGCCTGAACACGTTGAAACCTCACTCTGAGGTGCTGATCAACTCTAGctgcaccccccccctccccatgaCAGCTCTGTATGAATGCTATTGGCAGGCTGTGGTCCATAAAACTCTGGCCATGGAGACAGCTGCAAAGTGTGATGGGATATTTAAGCATTTAATTAAGGAAACATTTTTGGCTCCCTTGGCTACAAGTTGTATGGATTTCTTCTCTTGCTGGGGcctgtgatatttttttctggctACAGTTACATAAATTGCAGAATTTCTTCTGATCATGTTCAACACAGTCTAAAGGAATGAGCAGGGTTATTTATAGTTTTAAGTTTATCTTCAGTGCCTGTTCATTTTAACACAATaggatttgtgatttttttttttttttatgtaaatacagCTTTGAGGGAGTTTATACACTGTTAAGACTTACTGCACATCATAGCCTCACAAACATCTTGTGTTTGCATCTGATACAGGGTAGGGCAAGGTTTACTAAGATTATCTTCACTTGATACGTTCTTATaatacacacagcaaaaataatGCTTCATCATTTAAGGATTAAAAACATCCAATGACATCTGTAGTTTCTATCTATACTTGTACAGACCTTTCACTGCTAGCTGAGATTATCGCTGTGTAGCATTTTTACTTCTTTGAGCAGTGTCATTTAAATACCTCCCTGACACATAATTATCTGTTTGTATCATTCTGCTTTATTATAGGTTTAGAGGTTACTATATTATTGATCAACTTGGATACAAACACCTGTAGCTTGTAccttgacatttttatttgaacatttgaTTTCTGGATCTGGGATTTGCAATAGCTTTACTACATGAAATCATAAAAGATAACaggtttttaattatttaagaaTATCTAAAGCAGTGCTTCTGAAAGTGTGGGGCGCgacccactggtggggaatggcgacatgacaggtggggcgtgacaaatggaagaaaattttcaatttcctggctatcttactgtaaatgcttttctttattgacaacaaAGATAATTcaatctaaacaaaacacacacacacacaaagtaataattaataGCTAGAATTATTAATGAGCATTAGGAGACCAGGAGAAAAATTTAACCTGGAactaaagtgcaaaaacaatgattgacGTCGGGATGTTAATTGCAGCGGGACAGTCAGCAGGTAGCCTAAGCAACACTGACAAATTTGTGAGGCTGACCATAAAAGccagcaccatcacacacacacacaagacagatgGTGCAAGTCAACCAAAAACCCAACcgaaaagaaaatatgatgagAGCTATCCTAGTCTAGGATTCACAGTTGCAgttcaattaaatgaaatgtaatttgttgaAATTTTTGTTGGGGCGACAGGGTCATGTAGGGCTTGAAAAGCCCCACTTGTCcgaagtggggaaaaaaaaaaaagtttgagaaccactgatCTAAAGGAACCTAAATCCTCATTTTAGATCTTAGTGTGATTTGTGTTAAACAAGTTATGACATACTTTTTACACACTGACCCTCTGCActtctttattttaatctggCGCACCATCACAGAACTATGGCAGAAAAACATTAACTATAGCTTGTTGACCCACATCTATGATTGGCTGGGAAGGGGCAGGCCCCTTATGTCTTAAGACATGAcaccccctcccaaaaaaaaaaaaaaaaaaaaaaaaaaatttccttAATCTGAGTTTTGCATAGGAGAGCTGTAGCAAAGCTCTTCGCTTAACCAGACCGAGGCCTTTACATTAACACTTCATAAACTCTTACactttggggggaaaaaaaaaaacactctatACTGGGTGTCCTTCCACCAAAGGTGGTTAAAGTCCAACATATGACTGTGACAGCTCACAGTGTCTGAAGGAGTAACCTTCTCCCACTTCAAACAATATCCAGCTGCCAGGTTTTACTCTACCTGCCTTAAGAAAGGTGATGGCTAAGGAGGGGAACCATCACCACCGTGGAAAGCAGGAATCTGTCCAAGGAACATCGCACGTGAAGCTCCTGAGCCTCCAGAAGTCACGCCTTTTCATTCTTTGAGTTGCTTTCTGCAGCCTTGTTGTACCCACAAGCAATAGTCCTTACAAGGGGCAACATCACAAGGCTGCAAAGGCTGGTaacatcaacacacagacagttataatgcatttctgattctgaatttGTCAACCCCCTCCAGTCAATCGGTGTAAACAGATCACATTACACCTACATATGtacattatcattttattaaaaCGTTTTAGGATAGTACAAAGAAATGGGTCACATCTTTCCGACAATCCTGATTAAGAAATTCTGAATATTACTGATGGCTGGAACTTATTCTGAACACAGATTTTTATAAAAAGCATAATCAGCGTGTTCTTTAACGCTACAACCCCTGCCTGCTTGGAAATCTCACACTCGTGGGCTTTTCTGCCTATTAAACTAGGCAGTCCATCCAGTCCAATGATAAAACGGAGTCCATCAGTTATGTCTGTCCATATGTGCAGAGCTTAGCTTCTTTTTGTTCACCCCCTCACTGCGGATCAGTCATTTCTTCCCCATGATGAAACTTGGAGCCTCTGCATCATCCTCggcttctctctcctcctcgtTCTCCTCTTCCTCGCTGGATTCCGAGCTCTTCTCggcatcatcttcttcttctttatttttagacTGTAGTTTGGTCTTCTTTATCATGAGCCTTTTCTGCCTCAGCTTTTCTCGCTTCTTCCGGCGTTTAGCCGTTCTCTCCTCGGCATCTAGCTTGTTTTGTTCCACCTTGTCCAGATATTCCTGGTCCTTGTCCTGCTTGTCGGCTATCTTGTCCAGGAAGTCTTGCCTCTGGTACTCCCTGCGGCGGAGGTGCCGGTAAACGTGGAACTCCCCGCTGCCGGCGCCGGCGCTGGAGCCCATGACATCCCGGACGAACTCCGGCGGAGCCCGCGGGTTCCACTCCTTAGGTCGGTCTGGGATCGGAGCAGGCTTATCGACGTTCCGCATCAGCCTCTCCAACTTCAGACGCTGCTCCTCCGCCGGGGTTTTAGCGATTATCAGAGGCTGGGCCTCTTTTCCTCCGGTTTTCCCCGGTTTGTTGTTCTTCTGCGTGTGCGCCGCCATCTTTCAAACAGTCTCCGTATTCTTCCTGCTAGTTCCGGTTTTGTCGCGTCGACACGGAAGTAGTTGTGAGCCACTGTGACCtggaaataattaattattttttagtTCATTATGACAACGGTAGTGCTTGTTTCGGAGTGGTTTTTATCTATTAAATTACCCATTTGATCATcgttcctttaaaaaaaaaaatctccttgtGTAATTGCATTAACTGACGTAAGTCTTCGCCAACAGCAAATCAGATTAGAGAGCGTTTAAGCGCAGCTGTCCAATCAGCGTACAGGTCCCGCCCCTCCTAACCAGTGTCTGTGCTCAGCGTGTTGACTGACAGGTTAAACTCCGGCTTCAGGACGAGAAACTCCGTCCTTTTTCAAGAATATAGCTCCACTTCGTGTAAATATATAACTGACCGAACATCATGAACAGCTTGCTTAGATGCACGGCTCGGTGTCTGAGGCCAGGGGCAGCGCTTCATCTGCCCAAGCAAACGGGCGGACGCGTGTTGTCGGCCCCGGCCCGCCTGCTGTGTGCGGCGGCGGACCTCCAGAAAGACCTTGGTGAGATGGTGAAGAAGGACAAAGTTGTGGTGTTTATGAAGGGGACGCCGGCACAGCCCATGTGCGGCTTCAGTAACGCCGTAGTCCAAATCCTCCGGATGCATGGAGTGGACAACTACGCTGCCTATAACGTGTTGGAGGACCAGGACCTCAGACAAGGTCAGTAAACTCTTCTTTAGCCCTGCCTGACATGACAGCCGACCGAGCGCTGAGTTGAACTTTTTAGCTGGACGAGCCcgtcctgatcctgatcctggtcctaACCAGGGTCCGCGTCTGTTTACAGCAGTCACAGCTATCAGGTTTTTGTCAGCGGCCTCCGGTAGCTAGTTTTAGAGATTTCCCAGGGTGAAGTGTTTATCAGtggccagcagcaggagcagaccGGGACCACAGGGTGTGGTGTTTCAACAGACTTCAACCGCAACCTCAAACTCATCGCACTCATCTGGACTCTAGTCCGTTTTCAAATGAtgacagcagatttttttttttgaggaacaaggaaatatttcctgtcagttAGATCAGCACTGACCTCTCATGGGATTATGTCAATCGAGGCCAGTGTCGCAACAGCAGTGCAGAGCCAAAACAGTCAGGTGAGAAAGAAAGGCCTGAGTCATGAAGAATGGTAGTTGTTGGTTTGGACTTTTAGAATGGGGCACGTTGCTCTCTTTGGGGAATTCCCATGAGTCTTGGGTTGAGTGCTTCTGAAAGTGATGCACAGACCAGGATGAAAAACATCATGTGCAGCTATTACCGAGTGATGGGAAATCTAGATAAATGAACCCCAAGTCTCATTGTGTCCCCTTTGCCTCTATCTGTGGGAACACAGTGGAAGTAaaatgcctcttttttttttgtcaagtgGCATCAAACCAGcgatttaaataaataaatagataaataaacaaacaaataaataacaatagaAATCAATTCACAAATGAACTCCAGACTCTAAGCTCTGTGCTCCTCACTACTGGGACTCACAACTATACAAGGCAAAGTAGTACTCACACAAGTAAAGGGATTTTCCTGTGTGAAATCTGTGAAGTGCTCCTTTTGATATAATTGTTTTAGTTTTCCACCAGCTCTGCACATATTTGTATCTAGTGTAtaactttaaacattttacactCGGCCATCACACACAGTCCTTCATATGTCTGATGTCATTGTCACAATCTTAAATAATTCTCTTTGTGgattaaagacagaaagaacatcagctgctgttttacttgtttttgtttttggtttagtGTCTTGATGTAATACTACTTGTCTTCCACAGGAGTCAAGGATTTCTCCAACTGGCCCACGATTCCTCAGGTGTACTTCAATGGCGAGTTTGTTGGAGGATGTGACATCCTGCTTCAGATGCACCAGAATGGAGATCTGGTGGAGGAGTTAAAGAAGCTGGGTATCAATTCTGCACTGCTGGATGCTGAGAAAGAGTCCAAGTAGAAACTTCAAAACAGCTTGGAAGACAGAGCAAAGTCCACATTCAGGTTGAcgacccccctcccccgcccCAAGTTTCACTGGAAAAAAACTAAGTGAGGGACAAAAACCAAAGCAGAGAAGCTGCAGgccagaaaaaccaaaacaatgaccTCAGACCTTGtaaaactgaagctgaaggGAGCTGCAAAGTCTGCTGATGATGCCCTTTGGCTTTGTCATTTCTCAACCACTTTCACATTACACAAAATCTCTTGGTCCACTGTTATAAAAAGAATTTCACTCCAGCAGCTTTTCTGAATTTCCTTATCATCCAGTGCATATTGAAAAagcttaactttttttttcctctggctAATCATATCTCCATTcacaatattcaatattttatcataaaagATGCTGCACAAAGTTCTATATTTAAAATACATATGGGCATAGTAGAAGTAGGAATCACAGTTGTTTTGgaataaatacagcaaaaaaacattcaactcCAAATCCACTGTTGTAGAGACCATTTCACACCAAGGTTGGACTCATACTGGCTGAGATCAGGTTCCCTGACTAGGTTTATATAAAAATGCCAGTAACTTGCCCTCCACAGTCTCTCCTACTTCTACTGTCTATTTTATCATCCCAGTTTGTTCAAGACAAAATGCCAAATTCACTACCTTCAGAACACAAGAGTAAGTCAAGATCTCTACAACACTGTCGGGTCACTTCAGGAAAAGTTGTCATTACAGCAGAAACCTCCCAGATGCAACGACCCTAGTTGAGTGTACTGAAAGGAAGAACAAAGAGGGAACAttattttcatgtgttcattttatAAAGGTGGTTGAAACTGTCCTGTTACACCACATATGAATGTGCTTTCAAAGTGATGGTAACTGCAGACTTGGCCCACACTTCATTTACCttgtcacacacattcactgccAAAACCACTTAGATGGAGCCAACAGCGCTGCCCTATTTGTCCTTTCTGCCAGGAACAACTGAAATGTGGTCTGTGTTTTAATGTCTACATCTGCTGCAGTGTAACAATTTATGATACCTTCCCTTTTCATCCTGAAGATGACTGAgtcacaaaacagcagcagtttaaagTTGAAATGTTCATGTCTGGCATCTGTCACTGAAGgaaaagttgtgtgtttgtgtttcatgtgttttgagttttttacTGAGCCTACGAAGAGCCAATTACCAGTTCTACAGTGGaatttcctcctgctgcacaCAGTTGTATTATCAAAGTGATGGTCATGTAGTACACTGTAAGATATTGTACATTAAATGCATattatgaaatgtattttagcTGCATGTAAACCCTGTACcaattaaatattttcacacataaCTAGCATCTTGAGAATTACCTAATGATATGTGTTGAAATGAAGGCAGTGaaatcagacattttctttcaggTTAAAGccaaaaagctttttctttgtaAAGGAAAAGTGCAgttttttaaaatctgatcCATTGGCACAGTGACCATGTGTGCCCCCAGCTGTTGTGTTTAGCTCTTATCTGCTCTGTGAGGAGAAACCACAGCACCCAAGGCAGACAGGCATTTAATCCTTTTAACTAGACGTAATTACACAAGTAAAGGCCTTAATAACAAAGAAAGAGATTAACTCTACTGTCTTAAAAGATGAGCTTTATATTTACCACCTGGAACCTAATGATGTGTTGACTTGTTAAGTATGTTGACTTGTTATACTGATTAACTTACTACGCATGATTTAAATATAATACTGATGACTTCATTCTTATCTCCAGCTTGCATATGGCTCATCGCTTATCTTTCCATATTTCAAGCCAACAACAGGCAAACAAGCAGTTTGATGCTCTGcttcacagcagacattttgaccTCATAGCAGGAAAGGCATGTTAACATTAACATTGAAATCAAGCTTCTCTGAGTCATGACCGAGTGGCAGACAACAGCAATATTACACATAACTGGATTTTTACCACCCTGCTGAGACAGGTCTTGTAAAAATGACCTGGAATTGTGTTTTCAGTAGAGGTGCATGTAATGGACCAGGTCcttacatgcaaacacagaaacattttattacagaTTAAACTAAAAGCATTCCATTGACAAATTTCCAGGCTCTCAAGCAGAAACTGACATGAACTGGATTCACCGTGTAATTCAGAAACGGAAATTTTAAAGTTAATTCATTAAAGATGTATGAGGAATATCAATGGCATCTCATAAAACTATAAAAGGGAACTTAATAGTATCCAGTTCTGTTgcatttttccccctcttttagAAAAGCTCATGGCTGATGCTTTCCGTGTTCctatttgtatgttttccttGAGCTCAGTTTTTTGGTGGTGAAACACTCAGAGATGTTTAGAATTTTCTGAAGGTCttttaatacaaatattttacaaaatataaCTGGACTTTACAATTGACTGTTATTGATGTTACAGCATTAGGGGCCAGCTGAGTTCACACCCCTTTACCTCGTACCATCATCTGATTGTTGTGTCAGGTGAAGCAGGAACACTCTCACTAACAAACAAAGGGGAGGTTAAGAAGATGACCCAGGTCAGAGTTTCTGGAGGAAACGCAGCACCAGGTCTCTCAGCGTGGTGCGCAGCGGCTCGTTGTTGTCACAAACGATGTGCGTGCCATCCTCCTCCAGTTGGATCAGCGTGTCCTCTGCCTGTAGGTGCAGGATGTGTCCATCAGCTGTTTCCTCCACCTTCACCTCTGTGATTCCATGCTgccagagaagaggaaaaacacacacattcctttGTGATGTGTCTTATACCTGAAAATCAACTAAGATTAAAATTGAATGAAAGACTTCCTAAATATATTGCAGCAACATGCCAATTTATtctaatgaaacaaaatgtttcttccTTTCATATCTTCAGATGTTCCGACATTTGGTGATGCATTAGACTGTGATGTTTGATTAAAAACTCCAACAAGAAAACTAAAGCCACGGAAAGTCTCAGCCAAGAGTAAGCCGGTAGACAGCACGAGGTAATTCAACTTTTTCCCTGGTTCCCTCTGATGCCAGTGGATGTAACACCTTTTGTAACGTGGCCAGGAAAGCTTCCAGGGGCACAGCTCCACTCAGCAAGGGCTTGGGGGCGAGCACTACCGGCGGCTCCTCTATCACTCGCTTTCTCTTCTTGCTGGGGGGCACCGGAGGGGGTTTAGGCACTGACTGGCATTgcaatgtgaaagaaaaaagtcagcGTgctggtaaaagatgaatgggACAGAATGGGAGTCATGTCTATAGATAATTTGTAGCTATGGATTTGAGCTCACCTGTAGAGTGTGTTTGTTATCCTTCGAGTGTAGCACTGCAGACACGGTTGCCACAGAGATGCCAGGTTTGATCTCAGAGGGCACCAGGGAATTAGCCAGCTATGAAAAGGAGAATCAGACTGTTAGACATGAAAATTTGCCATCTGCTTTCTGACAGGAGTTTTGAATGTAATTCATtgtgcattttaatatttcattctgacagctTTTCATCCACAATGTCAAGCACATAAGAGAATTTAAAATATgcactctgtgtctgtgtctgaagGTGCTGGTTTTTATCTTTAATACAACATTGACACCCAACTCTCCACTAAGGTCTTTTAACTAGACAAGTTGAAGAAGAATAAATTCATAGCagtctgtgctgtgatgtgagACCTCAGGCAGTATGTAGACACGCTCGTAGCGACGTCTGAAGGGCAGGTTGAGTACAGAGCAGCGTCTGTAGGGCATAGGAGGGGGCTGCAGCTCCAGCATCAGGTCAGAGCGGTGGGCCTGGGTGAGTGGAGGCTGGGTGTATTGCTCTGGACATACCACATGGAGGGGCTGTTGCGGGGGGGCAGACAGTGGAAAGTCATCAGCAAACAACCTGTAAGTCTGTAACCTATTGGAGCTTTTCTAATTATTGACTTGAATGAGCCTTTAGACCAGAGGATACCAATAAGCAGGCAGCTGTTTGGATGCAGAACCTGATCCAGACCCAAGTCCAATCCAGACCAGGACTATGACCTAcaatttatgaataaataacgAAATTGGGTGTCTGTTTTAACCAGCACAGATTTTCCAGTATGTTCTACAAAAGGAGTTGTTCAAGCCTTTCTGCTGTTAAGATGGGTTAGCATTGCCAATAAAACTGGTTGGGATGGTTGGAAACCatcaaggaaaatattttttgtttaattttgtggAATTATGCACTGTATTCTATCTTCTCTTGAATTTTCTCTCTTGTGTCAATGATTAGTTATTACAGCTAATATTTCCTTGAGGAATATTTCTTATGATTGCACTGTTCCTTCTTCAAACTGATAGTGTTTCTCTGTGATCAGCctgtctgcaggaaaaaaatggattttAGTGACTCATGCAGGTTTTTGTAAATACTCAACGATTCTGAGCTCATCTCTGATTCTTCTGTAGGCACGTTCTAATTGTATTGGTCcgtttgctgctgcagcacatcaCTACTGTTGTCTATTCTCTTGTGCTGTACCCTTTGTGCGATCTAATATTGTTCTATTGTTTAGTATGCACCTCATCTGTTAGCTTGTAAATTGTTCCCATCTCCTGTTTCACCCAGGGGACTACTTGTGACGATCGTCATTTGCTTGTCACACAAGCCTCCTCTTACCAGCGCTGCATGTAAAAACAACCAGTGAGAGCAACCTTTTTCAGCTAGACAATCACAATGATCTCCactcattaaaatatatacaacttatctttaaagagaaaatgactCTTTACAGTAGAGTAGATTTACAGCATTTGTGAATGGGATGGTAGGATGACAGTTAGGTCTAAACAGCACACCTGGACTTCCTTGAGCAGCTTTGATACTTGGTGGAAGTTGAGCCGTGTGTCAATGGGACAGTAAACACACTTCATCGCCAGCGGCTGGTACGGAGCCAGGGCATCAAGGTAGGAGAAGTCTGGTTCTGGTGATGAGGCAGAAGATTCAGAGACTTTTAGAAGCAATGTCTATAGAATAACAGTGTGACATCTTCTCATTCACCCCGAATTTATAACACATGGGGGTTTGTAAAGTTACCAGTAAAGATGATTGTGTTGAGGCTGGACTTGCCCCACAGCTCCATGAAGTGGACAACGTCCCCAAAGCGCAGGGAGGGGTGACCAGTGAAAACCACACATGGCTGACGGAACTCGCTGCTGAAATCCCCGTGGATGCTGGGGTAGTGCTTCAGCTTGTTTGTCTGGATCAACTGAAACGTTAAAAGCACAACTGAAGTCTAGTCTAGTCACCCCTGTTTTAACTGCCTtcaacaaaaccaaatgtttcATTGTTGCCTCAACAACTCTCAACTTAATTAATTAAcatggaaattaaataaacctGTAGGACAATTTACCTCTCTGGTACTGAAATTAATTTTGACATGATGCTGTCAGATAAAACTGCACATGATTTGAGAAACCTCCCCAAGTTTTTATTGTCTCCCGAAAGGTTCCATTACTAGCAATTAGGATTTTCAAAACTACCACATCAATGAAATGCACTTCTGTCCAGACAAAAACCAGCAGGACTCACCTCTGCATGTGGGAACGGGGGCTCTGGGAGATAGAcctttgtttgcttgttgtgaCAAAGCCTGAAAGGATAATAAAATTAATCATAGCCTCAATCAAAACATCACAGAACAAGCCTGTGGAGCAGCCAACAGTAAGATCCTAATCAACAACAGCACCAGAAAAGGACAAGAGGAAAAATCCAATAGCATG
This genomic interval from Echeneis naucrates chromosome 24, fEcheNa1.1, whole genome shotgun sequence contains the following:
- the glrx5 gene encoding glutaredoxin-related protein 5, mitochondrial; the encoded protein is MNSLLRCTARCLRPGAALHLPKQTGGRVLSAPARLLCAAADLQKDLGEMVKKDKVVVFMKGTPAQPMCGFSNAVVQILRMHGVDNYAAYNVLEDQDLRQGVKDFSNWPTIPQVYFNGEFVGGCDILLQMHQNGDLVEELKKLGINSALLDAEKESK
- the prkrip1 gene encoding PRKR-interacting protein 1 homolog, coding for MAAHTQKNNKPGKTGGKEAQPLIIAKTPAEEQRLKLERLMRNVDKPAPIPDRPKEWNPRAPPEFVRDVMGSSAGAGSGEFHVYRHLRRREYQRQDFLDKIADKQDKDQEYLDKVEQNKLDAEERTAKRRKKREKLRQKRLMIKKTKLQSKNKEEEDDAEKSSESSEEEENEEEREAEDDAEAPSFIMGKK